One part of the Actinomyces howellii genome encodes these proteins:
- a CDS encoding ABC transporter permease subunit, translated as MSALTMTSQNPSNQTTPVTSVTSAASVATEKSAAPRSSRSRTTRTRIQGKQTFMRAIRAEWVKIRSLRSTWITSGIAVAITVLIGAGMTAGFAQQAEYASTAKNMVTAGSALGMIVVAVLGALIITGEYSSGQIRSSLAAVPHRGRLLAAKAIVASLLAFVLGAGSVLASWAISLPFMDGHAGSLTDPKYVGFIWGTGLTYAGIALMAMGLGYLMRSTAGSITVVVTLLFVIDIPLQLMSMKWDWAMRIQGLGTQVVSSAVTDPFALAITWANEGTLRYLEHWQAALVFGAWAFVPIILGWIAFSRRDA; from the coding sequence ATGAGCGCTCTCACCATGACCTCACAGAACCCCTCGAACCAGACGACCCCCGTCACCTCGGTGACCTCCGCCGCCTCTGTCGCCACAGAGAAGTCCGCCGCCCCCCGTTCCTCCCGCAGCCGCACGACCCGGACCCGCATCCAGGGCAAGCAGACCTTCATGCGTGCGATCCGCGCCGAGTGGGTCAAGATCCGCAGCCTGCGCTCGACCTGGATCACCTCGGGTATCGCCGTGGCCATCACGGTGCTCATCGGCGCGGGGATGACCGCCGGCTTCGCTCAGCAGGCGGAGTACGCCAGCACCGCCAAGAACATGGTCACGGCCGGGTCGGCCCTCGGAATGATCGTCGTGGCGGTCCTCGGGGCGCTCATCATCACCGGCGAGTACTCCTCGGGGCAGATCCGCTCCTCCCTGGCGGCCGTCCCGCACCGCGGACGCCTGCTGGCAGCCAAGGCGATCGTCGCCTCCCTCCTGGCCTTCGTCCTGGGCGCCGGCTCGGTGCTGGCGAGCTGGGCCATCTCCCTGCCCTTCATGGACGGCCACGCCGGCTCCCTGACGGACCCGAAGTACGTCGGCTTCATCTGGGGCACCGGCCTGACCTACGCAGGGATCGCCCTCATGGCCATGGGCCTGGGCTACCTCATGCGCTCGACCGCCGGATCGATCACCGTCGTCGTCACCCTCCTGTTCGTCATCGACATCCCGCTGCAGCTGATGTCGATGAAGTGGGACTGGGCCATGAGGATCCAGGGCCTGGGCACCCAGGTCGTCTCCTCCGCGGTGACCGATCCCTTCGCCCTGGCTATCACCTGGGCTAACGAGGGCACCCTGAGGTACCTCGAGCACTGGCAGGCCGCCCTCGTCTTCGGCGCCTGGGCGTTCGTCCCGATCATCCTGGGCTGGATCGCCTTCTCCCGGCGCGACGCCTGA